In Stenotrophomonas sp. 169, one DNA window encodes the following:
- the hrpB gene encoding ATP-dependent helicase HrpB, which produces MSTPHFPISSLLPQVLDALAAHPRLVLEAPPGAGKTTQVPLALLDAPWLQGRKIILLEPRRVAARSAAQFMARQRGEDVGDTVGYRIRFDNKVSARTRIEVVTEGILTRMLQDDPMLEGVGAILFDEFHERHLSGDLGLALALDVQAQLRDDLRLVVMSATLDGERLAHFLDAPRLSSEGRSFPVEVSHFSARRDELLELQVRRAVQQALASHPGDVLVFLPGQREIQRVLAGLQDSVDNGTEVLPLHGELPVEQQGRVLQPATDGRRRVVLATNVAESSVTLPGVRVVIDSGLAREPQYDPNSGFTRLDVVHIAQTSADQRAGRAGRVASGWAWRLWPQSQRLEPQRRAEIEQVELAGLALELAAWGSSDLRFVDAPPAGPLAAARELLQRLGALSSGNAITAQGRRILALGTHPRLASMLLAADTAGEQALAADVAALLEARDPLRQGGDGLAARWRALAAFRSGRAPHDANRSGLAAIDAAAKQWRRRLRCNAVPPTSIEAHRLGDLLAHAFPDRIAYRHPNDPLRYLLANGRSARLHELSDLRGEPWLVASELRFEARGDALLLRAAPVDEQYLRRAFPAGFVTEDIVRWDADRRALVALRESRFDRIVFDSRSAGRVDPAHAAAALTEAVAELGLQALPWTDGLRQWQARVQGLRRWMPELALPDVGDAALLASRATWLQPAFRGKTRLDALDEASFGEALKTPMDWSQRQLVERHAPTRIRVPSGQERAISYALDSETGEPVPPVLAVKLQELFGLADTPRMADNRVALTLHLLSPGGRPLQVTQDLRNFWANTYAEVKKEMKGRYPRHPWPEDPWTATATHRAKPRGT; this is translated from the coding sequence ATGAGTACCCCGCACTTCCCGATTTCGTCGCTGTTGCCGCAGGTGCTGGATGCGCTGGCGGCGCACCCCCGGCTGGTGCTGGAGGCCCCCCCGGGGGCCGGCAAGACTACCCAGGTGCCGCTCGCGCTGCTTGATGCCCCCTGGCTGCAGGGCAGGAAGATCATCCTGCTGGAGCCGCGCCGCGTCGCGGCACGCAGTGCCGCGCAGTTCATGGCGCGCCAGCGCGGCGAGGACGTCGGTGACACGGTGGGCTACCGCATCCGCTTCGACAACAAGGTGTCGGCGCGGACGCGCATCGAGGTGGTGACCGAAGGCATCCTGACCCGGATGCTGCAGGACGACCCGATGCTGGAGGGCGTCGGCGCGATCCTGTTCGACGAATTCCATGAGCGGCATCTCAGTGGTGACCTGGGCCTGGCGCTGGCGCTGGATGTGCAGGCACAGCTGCGCGACGACCTGCGCCTGGTGGTGATGTCGGCAACGCTGGATGGCGAACGGCTTGCCCACTTCCTCGACGCGCCGCGTCTGTCCAGCGAGGGGCGCAGCTTTCCGGTGGAGGTCAGCCATTTTTCGGCACGCCGCGACGAACTGCTGGAACTGCAGGTCCGCCGCGCGGTGCAGCAGGCGTTGGCCAGCCATCCCGGCGATGTGCTGGTGTTCCTGCCCGGACAGCGCGAAATCCAGCGCGTACTGGCGGGTCTGCAGGACAGCGTGGACAACGGCACCGAGGTGCTGCCGCTGCACGGCGAGCTGCCGGTGGAACAACAAGGGCGCGTCCTGCAGCCCGCCACCGATGGCCGACGACGCGTGGTGCTGGCCACCAACGTGGCCGAATCATCGGTCACCCTGCCCGGGGTGCGCGTGGTGATCGATAGTGGCCTCGCACGCGAGCCGCAGTACGATCCCAACAGCGGCTTCACCCGTCTGGACGTGGTGCACATCGCGCAGACCTCGGCCGATCAGCGCGCCGGTCGCGCCGGTCGCGTCGCCAGCGGCTGGGCATGGCGGCTGTGGCCGCAGTCGCAGCGGCTGGAGCCCCAGCGCCGGGCGGAGATCGAACAGGTGGAACTGGCCGGCTTGGCGCTGGAGCTGGCGGCGTGGGGCAGCAGCGACCTGCGCTTCGTCGACGCGCCGCCGGCCGGACCGTTGGCCGCCGCGCGGGAGCTGCTGCAGCGTCTGGGGGCGTTGTCGTCCGGCAACGCGATCACGGCGCAGGGCCGTCGCATCCTGGCATTGGGCACACACCCGCGATTGGCCTCGATGCTGCTGGCGGCCGATACGGCAGGCGAGCAGGCGCTGGCTGCCGACGTCGCCGCGCTGCTGGAGGCGCGCGATCCGCTGCGCCAGGGCGGTGACGGGCTGGCCGCGCGCTGGCGTGCCTTGGCCGCATTCCGCTCCGGCCGCGCGCCCCACGATGCGAACCGCAGTGGGCTGGCCGCCATCGATGCGGCCGCGAAGCAATGGCGCCGACGCCTGCGCTGCAATGCCGTGCCGCCCACCAGCATCGAAGCGCATCGACTGGGCGACCTGCTGGCCCACGCCTTCCCCGACCGCATCGCGTACCGACATCCCAACGACCCGCTGCGTTACCTGCTGGCCAACGGCCGCAGCGCGCGCCTGCACGAACTCAGCGACCTGCGCGGCGAGCCGTGGCTGGTGGCCAGCGAGCTGCGCTTCGAGGCACGCGGTGATGCGTTGCTGCTGCGCGCTGCACCGGTGGATGAGCAGTACCTGCGCCGCGCATTTCCGGCGGGCTTCGTCACCGAGGACATCGTGCGCTGGGACGCCGATCGACGCGCGCTGGTCGCGCTGCGGGAAAGCCGTTTCGACCGCATCGTCTTCGACAGCCGGTCGGCGGGGCGCGTCGATCCCGCCCATGCCGCCGCCGCGCTGACCGAGGCAGTGGCCGAACTCGGGCTGCAGGCCCTGCCGTGGACCGACGGCCTGCGCCAATGGCAGGCGCGCGTGCAGGGGCTGCGCCGCTGGATGCCCGAACTCGCCTTGCCGGATGTCGGCGATGCCGCGCTGCTGGCCAGTCGCGCCACGTGGCTGCAGCCTGCCTTCCGCGGTAAGACCCGGCTGGATGCGCTGGATGAGGCCAGCTTTGGCGAGGCACTGAAAACGCCGATGGACTGGTCGCAGCGCCAGCTGGTGGAGCGCCATGCACCGACCCGCATCCGTGTGCCGTCCGGGCAGGAGCGCGCGATCAGCTACGCCCTGGACAGCGAGACCGGCGAGCCCGTGCCCCCGGTGCTCGCGGTGAAGCTGCAGGAGCTGTTCGGCCTGGCAGATACGCCACGGATGGCCGACAACCGTGTCGCCCTTACCCTGCATCTGCTGTCGCCGGGCGGACGTCCGCTGCAGGTCACCCAGGATCTGCGCAACTTCTGGGCGAACACCTATGCGGAGGTGAAAAAGGAGATGAAGGGGCGGTATCCGCGCCATCCTTGGCCGGAGGACCCGTGGACGGCCACGGCAACGCACCGCGCCAAACCCCGCGGGACGTAG
- a CDS encoding pseudouridine synthase — translation MALILFNKPFNVLCQFTDRSVPPRPTLAGFGLPPQVYAAGRLDHDSEGLLLLTDDGGLAHRLTDPRHKADKTYWVQVEGEPTDDQLDQLRRGVVLNDGPSLPASAVSMPTPALWPRDPPVRFRKSVPDAWLAVTLREGRNRQVRRMTAAVGLPTLRLVRAAIGPYRLDDLQPGQWRQVD, via the coding sequence ATGGCCCTGATCCTTTTCAACAAACCTTTCAACGTGCTCTGCCAGTTCACTGACCGCAGCGTACCGCCGCGCCCAACCCTCGCCGGGTTCGGCCTGCCGCCGCAGGTGTACGCCGCCGGTCGCTTGGACCACGACAGTGAAGGCCTGCTGCTGCTGACCGACGATGGTGGCTTGGCGCATCGGTTAACCGACCCACGGCACAAGGCCGACAAGACCTACTGGGTGCAGGTGGAAGGGGAGCCAACCGACGACCAGCTCGACCAGTTGCGGCGTGGCGTGGTGCTCAATGATGGCCCGTCGCTGCCTGCCAGTGCCGTATCCATGCCCACCCCCGCCCTGTGGCCGCGCGATCCGCCGGTACGTTTCCGCAAGAGCGTGCCCGACGCGTGGCTGGCCGTGACCCTGCGCGAAGGGCGCAACCGTCAGGTTCGTCGGATGACCGCAGCGGTCGGTCTGCCGACCCTGCGGCTGGTGCGGGCGGCTATTGGGCCATATCGGCTGGATGACCTGCAGCCTGGCCAATGGCGGCAGGTGGACTGA
- a CDS encoding methyltransferase, with protein sequence MVLAAPAHALSPVANPGAADMQASPAIEAAVKSATRDPANITRDAYRHPAQTLSFFKVTPTSTVIEITPGNGWYSEILAPLVRQQGQYVAAVVDPMSVPEGRGRDYQQRSREGLQKKFGSAPAQFDKASEVAYNPAAPVFGKPGSADVVLTFRNVHNWRKSGQAPGMFKGFYEVLKPGGVLGVVEHRAKADVGDDDDTGYVGQQQVIAMAKAAGFTLDASSEINANPRDTKDHPNGVWTLPPSNNHDAADAAKYKAIGESDRMTLRFIKPRS encoded by the coding sequence ATGGTGCTCGCCGCACCGGCGCACGCCCTGTCGCCTGTTGCCAACCCCGGCGCAGCGGATATGCAGGCATCCCCGGCGATCGAGGCGGCGGTGAAGTCCGCTACGCGCGATCCGGCCAACATTACCCGCGACGCCTACCGCCATCCGGCGCAGACGCTGTCGTTCTTCAAGGTGACGCCGACCAGCACCGTCATCGAAATCACCCCGGGCAACGGCTGGTACAGCGAGATCCTGGCACCGCTGGTGCGCCAGCAGGGCCAGTACGTGGCCGCCGTCGTGGATCCGATGTCCGTACCGGAAGGACGTGGACGGGACTACCAGCAGCGCAGCCGCGAGGGCCTGCAGAAAAAGTTCGGCTCCGCGCCGGCGCAGTTCGACAAGGCATCCGAGGTCGCTTACAACCCAGCCGCCCCGGTGTTCGGCAAGCCGGGTTCGGCCGACGTGGTGCTGACCTTCCGCAACGTGCACAACTGGCGCAAGTCAGGCCAGGCGCCGGGCATGTTCAAGGGCTTCTACGAGGTACTGAAGCCGGGTGGCGTGCTGGGCGTGGTGGAGCACCGTGCGAAGGCCGACGTCGGTGATGACGATGACACCGGCTACGTGGGACAGCAGCAGGTGATCGCCATGGCCAAGGCCGCAGGGTTCACGCTGGACGCAAGCAGCGAGATCAACGCCAACCCGCGCGACACCAAGGATCATCCCAACGGCGTGTGGACCCTGCCACCGTCCAACAACCATGATGCCGCCGACGCCGCGAAGTACAAGGCAATCGGTGAAAGCGACCGCATGACGCTGCGCTTCATCAAGCCGCGTAGCTGA
- a CDS encoding aldo/keto reductase, producing the protein MTATRELGRSGLQVHPIAFGGNVFGWSADEKQTFALLDAFVDAGFNLVDTADAYSAWVPGNQGGESETLIGRWFARSGKRDNVLLATKVAKWSERPGLSPDNINAAVEDSLRRLQTDHIDLYQAHEDDESTPLESTLGAFARLIEQGKVHAIGASNYSASRLADALEVSANYHLPRYESLQPEYNLYDRAGYESELEALVEREQIGVISYYSLASGFLSGKYRRAEDAAKSPARGKSVVEKYLNPRGQRILTALDDIASRHAATASQVALAWLIARPSITAPIVSATSVEQLRDVLAAARVALSAQDVAELEQASAQG; encoded by the coding sequence ATGACAGCAACCCGCGAACTCGGCCGCTCCGGCCTGCAGGTGCATCCCATCGCGTTCGGCGGCAATGTATTCGGATGGAGTGCGGATGAGAAGCAGACCTTCGCCCTGCTGGATGCGTTCGTCGATGCAGGGTTCAATCTGGTCGATACCGCCGATGCCTATTCTGCGTGGGTGCCCGGCAACCAGGGCGGTGAGTCGGAGACGCTGATCGGCAGGTGGTTCGCCCGCAGCGGCAAGCGCGACAACGTCCTGCTGGCCACCAAGGTGGCGAAGTGGTCCGAGCGTCCCGGTCTATCCCCGGACAACATCAATGCCGCGGTGGAGGACTCCCTGCGCCGCCTGCAGACCGATCACATCGACCTGTACCAGGCGCACGAGGATGACGAGTCCACACCGCTGGAATCCACGCTGGGTGCGTTCGCCCGGTTGATCGAACAGGGCAAGGTGCATGCGATCGGTGCCTCCAACTACAGTGCATCGCGCCTTGCGGACGCCCTGGAGGTCTCGGCGAACTACCACCTGCCCCGTTATGAAAGTCTGCAGCCGGAGTACAACCTGTACGACCGGGCCGGCTACGAATCGGAACTGGAAGCGCTGGTGGAGCGCGAACAGATCGGGGTGATCAGCTATTACTCGCTGGCCAGTGGTTTCCTCAGTGGCAAGTACCGCCGCGCCGAGGATGCCGCCAAGAGCCCGGCCCGTGGCAAGAGCGTGGTTGAGAAGTATCTCAATCCGCGCGGCCAACGCATCCTGACTGCGTTGGATGACATCGCCAGTCGGCATGCCGCGACGGCATCCCAGGTGGCACTGGCGTGGCTGATCGCACGTCCGTCGATCACCGCGCCGATCGTCAGTGCGACCAGCGTGGAGCAGCTGCGCGACGTGCTGGCGGCGGCCCGCGTTGCCTTGTCCGCACAGGATGTCGCCGAGCTGGAGCAGGCCAGCGCGCAGGGCTGA
- a CDS encoding NAD(P)/FAD-dependent oxidoreductase — protein sequence MQTEVIIVGGSFAGLSAALMLARARRDVLVIDAGKPRNRFASHSHGVLGMDGIAGSDLLKTARQQLLDYPSVRWLSGEAVEAAVGADGVQVSLADGTLATARKLLLATGISDQLPDIPGLAERWGSTVLHCPYCHGYEVGGGAIGVLGGVEGAAAKAALLADWGTITFFSQGLPITDDEAASLQQRGVQIETTPVVAVQGEQPQWLELVLADGRHSAQRALFAPALQAMATPLVEQLGCRLVDSPLGVLIDVDAQKQTSVPGVYAAGDASVIGNITLASAEGVRAGVGIHHALVAEDSRPRPTAG from the coding sequence ATGCAGACTGAAGTCATCATAGTTGGCGGTAGCTTCGCCGGCCTGTCCGCCGCGCTCATGCTCGCCCGTGCCCGCCGCGATGTGCTGGTCATCGATGCCGGCAAGCCGCGCAATCGCTTTGCCAGCCATTCGCATGGCGTGCTGGGGATGGATGGCATCGCCGGCAGCGACCTGCTGAAGACCGCGCGCCAGCAATTGCTGGATTACCCCAGCGTGCGCTGGCTCAGCGGTGAAGCGGTGGAGGCTGCCGTCGGCGCCGACGGCGTGCAGGTGAGCTTGGCAGACGGCACCCTCGCCACCGCGCGCAAGCTGCTGCTTGCGACCGGCATCAGTGACCAGCTGCCCGACATCCCGGGCCTGGCCGAGCGCTGGGGCAGCACCGTACTGCACTGCCCCTACTGCCATGGCTACGAAGTAGGTGGCGGGGCCATCGGTGTACTGGGGGGCGTGGAGGGTGCCGCTGCAAAGGCGGCGTTGCTGGCCGACTGGGGCACGATCACGTTCTTCAGCCAAGGCCTGCCGATCACCGACGACGAGGCGGCCAGCCTGCAGCAGCGCGGCGTTCAGATCGAAACCACGCCGGTGGTCGCCGTGCAGGGCGAGCAACCGCAATGGCTCGAACTGGTGCTGGCCGACGGCCGACACAGCGCGCAGCGGGCACTGTTCGCCCCTGCACTGCAGGCCATGGCAACGCCGCTGGTCGAGCAACTGGGCTGCCGCTTGGTCGACAGCCCGCTGGGCGTACTGATCGACGTTGATGCGCAGAAGCAGACCAGTGTCCCGGGCGTCTATGCCGCCGGGGACGCTAGCGTGATCGGCAACATCACCTTGGCCAGCGCCGAGGGCGTGCGTGCCGGCGTCGGCATCCATCATGCCCTGGTAGCCGAAGACAGCCGTCCCCGCCCCACCGCCGGCTGA
- a CDS encoding Rrf2 family transcriptional regulator: MKAANPLSDALHVMAHLVGQTMPMTSTQLATCLPTHPVVIRRLLSQMQQAGLVHSARGHGGGSMLARPPATISLHDIYLAVGAPSLVQGQAQHEGIGCPIRQLVDQALHEGAVEAQRLLEARLRSTTLDTLGAEFARHLQHHHHGAHHAD; this comes from the coding sequence ATGAAAGCTGCCAACCCATTGTCCGACGCCCTGCACGTCATGGCCCATCTGGTGGGCCAGACCATGCCGATGACCTCCACGCAGCTGGCCACGTGCCTTCCCACCCATCCGGTGGTGATCCGGCGGCTGCTTTCGCAGATGCAGCAGGCAGGCCTGGTGCACAGCGCGCGCGGCCACGGCGGCGGCAGCATGCTGGCCCGACCGCCCGCAACGATCTCGCTGCATGACATCTACCTTGCTGTCGGCGCGCCCTCGCTGGTGCAGGGCCAGGCGCAGCACGAGGGTATCGGCTGCCCGATCCGCCAGCTCGTCGATCAGGCGCTGCACGAAGGCGCCGTGGAGGCACAACGCCTGCTGGAAGCACGCCTGCGCTCGACCACGCTTGACACGCTGGGGGCGGAATTTGCCCGCCACCTGCAGCACCACCACCACGGAGCGCACCATGCAGACTGA